A genomic stretch from Aminobacter aminovorans includes:
- a CDS encoding Bax inhibitor-1/YccA family protein: MSDFRNYQTRMATAGSRTDASIDEGLRAYMLKVYNLMALGLVITGLAALGTMMLATTNDPANAVATMGNGKMLTSLGVALYGSPLKWVVMLAPLGMVFFLSARIQSMSVSGAQTAFWVFAGLMGLSLSSIFLVYTSASIVQTFFITATAFGALSLVGYTTKRDLTAMGTFLTMGVIGLLIAMVVNIFLQSPALQFAISAIGVLVFAGLTAYDTQKIKEMYFDGDDVLVSGRKAIMGALTLYLDFINLFSFMLSFLGNRE, encoded by the coding sequence ATGTCCGACTTTAGAAACTACCAGACGCGCATGGCGACGGCAGGCAGCCGAACCGACGCGTCGATCGACGAAGGCCTGCGCGCCTACATGCTCAAGGTGTACAACCTTATGGCGCTCGGCCTGGTCATCACCGGTCTTGCAGCGCTGGGCACCATGATGCTGGCGACCACCAACGACCCTGCCAACGCCGTCGCCACGATGGGCAACGGCAAGATGCTGACCAGCCTCGGCGTCGCGCTCTATGGCTCGCCGCTGAAGTGGGTCGTCATGCTGGCACCGCTCGGCATGGTGTTCTTCCTGAGCGCCCGCATCCAATCGATGAGCGTCTCCGGCGCGCAGACTGCGTTCTGGGTGTTCGCCGGCCTGATGGGTCTGTCGTTGTCGTCGATCTTCCTGGTCTATACCAGCGCCAGCATCGTCCAGACCTTCTTCATCACGGCGACCGCCTTCGGCGCGCTCTCGCTGGTAGGCTACACGACCAAGCGTGATCTGACCGCCATGGGCACGTTCCTGACCATGGGTGTGATCGGCCTGCTGATCGCGATGGTGGTCAACATCTTCCTGCAGTCGCCGGCCCTGCAGTTCGCCATCTCGGCGATCGGCGTGCTGGTGTTCGCTGGCCTGACCGCCTACGACACGCAGAAGATCAAGGAGATGTATTTCGACGGCGACGACGTGCTCGTCTCCGGCCGCAAGGCGATCATGGGCGCGCTCACGCTCTATCTCGACTTCATCAACCTGTTCTCGTTCATGCTGTCGTTCCTGGGCAACCGCGAGTAA
- a CDS encoding GNAT family N-acetyltransferase: protein MSMTIRHALPDDLDRITEIYHDAVLNGTASYELEPPSRDEMGERYVSLTDAGYPYLVAERDGVVLGYAYAGPFRARPAYRFIVEDSIYVAPDAKGSGIGKALMQALIDESTVLGFRQIVAVIGDGHADSASVKLHEKLGFHHTGRMEGSGYKHGRWLDTVFMQLALNGGATLPPDPGSMPERRFVARGGRG from the coding sequence ATGAGCATGACGATACGGCACGCGCTGCCTGACGACCTCGATCGGATCACCGAGATCTATCATGACGCGGTACTCAACGGCACGGCGAGCTACGAACTCGAGCCGCCATCACGTGACGAGATGGGTGAGCGCTACGTCAGTTTGACGGATGCCGGCTATCCCTACCTCGTCGCCGAGCGCGACGGCGTTGTCCTCGGCTACGCCTATGCCGGTCCGTTTCGGGCGCGCCCGGCCTACCGCTTCATCGTCGAGGACTCGATCTATGTCGCGCCCGACGCCAAGGGATCCGGCATCGGCAAGGCACTGATGCAGGCGCTGATCGACGAGTCGACGGTGCTGGGTTTCCGCCAGATCGTCGCCGTCATCGGCGACGGCCATGCCGATAGCGCCTCGGTAAAGCTGCATGAAAAGCTCGGCTTCCACCACACCGGTCGCATGGAAGGCTCGGGCTACAAGCATGGGCGCTGGCTCGACACAGTGTTCATGCAGCTGGCGCTGAATGGCGGCGCGACGCTGCCGCCGGATCCGGGCTCGATGCCCGAGCGCCGTTTCGTGGCCAGAGGCGGCAGGGGCTGA
- a CDS encoding protein-L-isoaspartate(D-aspartate) O-methyltransferase, whose translation MIDYRAARLRMVDYQIARRGMTEPAVLEAMKAVPREQFVPEALRDRAYDDTALPIDNDQTISQPYIVALMAWAAELNDSHKILEIGTGSGYAAAVMAELGGWVTTIERIASLADRARTRLQRLGYANIEVKSGDGSVGCEAEAPFDAILSAAGSRIVPTAWKQQLAIGGRLVMPLGPLGDQQLVKIVRTGNADFTQKALVAVRFVPLVGGTS comes from the coding sequence ATGATCGACTACCGGGCAGCGCGCCTCAGGATGGTAGACTACCAGATCGCCCGGCGCGGTATGACCGAGCCGGCGGTGCTGGAAGCCATGAAAGCGGTGCCGCGCGAGCAATTCGTGCCGGAGGCCCTGCGTGACCGCGCCTATGACGACACGGCACTTCCCATCGACAATGACCAGACGATCTCACAGCCCTACATCGTGGCGCTGATGGCGTGGGCAGCGGAGCTCAACGACAGTCACAAAATCCTGGAGATAGGCACCGGCTCAGGTTACGCGGCCGCCGTCATGGCCGAGCTTGGCGGTTGGGTCACGACCATCGAACGCATCGCTTCGCTGGCAGACCGCGCCAGGACAAGGCTGCAGCGGCTCGGCTATGCGAACATCGAAGTCAAGTCAGGCGACGGTTCGGTAGGCTGCGAGGCCGAAGCGCCGTTCGACGCGATCCTGTCGGCGGCGGGCTCACGCATCGTACCGACAGCCTGGAAACAGCAACTGGCGATCGGCGGCCGGCTGGTCATGCCGCTCGGCCCACTCGGCGATCAGCAACTGGTCAAGATCGTGCGAACCGGCAACGCCGACTTCACACAGAAGGCGTTGGTTGCGGTGCGCTTCGTGCCGCTTGTCGGCGGAACCAGCTGA